The following coding sequences are from one Paenibacillus sp. JDR-2 window:
- a CDS encoding D-alanyl-D-alanine carboxypeptidase family protein: MRRLPGLIAMMFIILVLLAPVPVFAEEALQAPDEEQIEQPADQLAEQLPETPHSEAAILIDAKSGAVLFAKNETERLYPASITKIVTGIIVLEQSNPTDIVTVSKTARGEDGTRIYLAEGEQKPMLDLIEGMLINSGNDAATAIAEHIDGTKEQFAERMNEFVRKLGLWDTNFVNPSGLPDENQYTTARDMAKIAQYAMQNEQFRQVVATKSKPWVGEEWVSKLENHNKMLGSYDGAIGVKNGFTQAAGYTLVSAAQRGDMELIGVILKGATDSGVYKDMTQLLDYGFAHFTSMQVMAADEKRTFVTRDTGKPVEFIADKPFYVTIKDGVEPTVAVDSNGKAYVQASEVYNPAETAGALLPIVPLAEQAEVQIASVTNSNPLKANGHKSSGWNLGVAITWSVMLLFMLLAGRIMYVRQRRRRLYK; the protein is encoded by the coding sequence ATGAGAAGACTTCCTGGCCTGATTGCAATGATGTTCATTATTCTCGTTTTACTAGCACCTGTACCTGTTTTTGCCGAAGAAGCCTTGCAAGCGCCTGATGAGGAACAAATCGAGCAGCCCGCAGACCAGTTGGCTGAGCAGCTGCCGGAAACGCCTCATTCTGAAGCGGCGATCCTGATCGATGCCAAGTCCGGCGCCGTGTTGTTCGCCAAGAATGAAACGGAGCGGCTGTACCCGGCTAGCATAACAAAAATTGTAACCGGCATCATTGTTCTGGAGCAGTCCAATCCAACCGACATCGTAACCGTATCCAAGACCGCACGGGGCGAAGACGGTACCCGGATCTATCTGGCGGAAGGCGAGCAGAAGCCGATGCTGGATCTTATCGAAGGAATGCTTATTAACTCCGGGAATGACGCGGCAACCGCCATTGCGGAGCATATTGACGGTACAAAAGAGCAATTTGCCGAGCGAATGAATGAATTTGTGCGCAAGCTTGGACTTTGGGATACGAATTTCGTGAATCCAAGCGGCTTGCCGGATGAGAATCAATACACGACGGCCAGAGACATGGCCAAGATCGCGCAGTATGCCATGCAAAATGAGCAGTTCCGGCAGGTTGTAGCAACCAAATCGAAGCCGTGGGTCGGAGAAGAGTGGGTCTCCAAGCTCGAAAATCATAACAAGATGCTGGGGAGCTACGATGGTGCCATTGGCGTGAAGAACGGCTTTACGCAGGCGGCAGGGTATACCTTGGTATCTGCGGCTCAGCGTGGCGATATGGAGCTTATTGGCGTTATTCTCAAAGGTGCTACCGATTCGGGCGTGTATAAGGATATGACGCAGCTTCTCGATTATGGTTTTGCCCATTTTACAAGCATGCAGGTTATGGCCGCCGACGAAAAGCGGACGTTTGTTACGCGGGATACAGGGAAGCCGGTGGAATTTATAGCCGACAAGCCGTTTTATGTGACGATTAAAGACGGAGTCGAACCAACCGTAGCGGTTGATTCGAACGGCAAAGCTTATGTTCAAGCTTCTGAAGTCTATAATCCGGCCGAAACTGCGGGGGCATTATTACCGATCGTTCCGCTTGCCGAACAGGCAGAGGTCCAGATTGCCTCGGTTACCAATTCGAATCCGTTAAAAGCCAACGGACATAAATCCTCTGGCTGGAATCTGGGAGTTGCGATTACCTGGTCGGTCATGCTTCTATTCATGTTGTTAGCAGGAAGAATCATGTATGTAAGACAGCGCAGAAGAAGATTATATAAATGA
- a CDS encoding HAD-IIB family hydrolase, which translates to MPSCYLTDLDGTLLRSDQSLSDYTIAQLKEALEAGTIISYATARSYASSYKVTSSIPWRYPVVLYNGAVIFDPEGKRVLGGHWLSPQLSNDILEAGRQHGLAPLVFALNEDDQEKVLHERLTRAGDLAFYESRPQDPRFKEVDLLRIHDSCRTLILSYIGYYEELEPLKHTSEQLFGGLVHIEFIKDAYIKDHYFLEMSHPLANKGEGARLWAKLVGADLTDVTVFGDNLNDLGMFREAGTRIAVADAHEQIIQLADRIVGTCNEDAVARYIALERSRLTT; encoded by the coding sequence ATGCCTTCCTGCTATTTAACGGATCTGGACGGCACGCTGCTTCGTTCGGATCAGTCTTTATCGGATTATACGATAGCTCAGCTTAAGGAAGCGCTTGAAGCGGGTACAATTATCAGTTATGCAACGGCTAGAAGTTATGCGAGCTCTTATAAGGTTACTTCATCCATTCCATGGCGCTATCCGGTTGTGCTGTATAACGGCGCCGTTATTTTCGATCCTGAAGGGAAGCGGGTGTTAGGCGGTCATTGGCTTAGTCCTCAATTATCGAATGATATTCTGGAAGCGGGACGGCAGCACGGATTAGCTCCACTGGTATTTGCTCTGAATGAAGACGATCAGGAGAAGGTGCTGCATGAGAGGCTGACACGGGCGGGAGACCTTGCCTTTTATGAGAGCAGACCCCAAGACCCGCGTTTTAAAGAAGTAGATTTACTTCGTATCCATGATTCCTGCCGAACGCTCATCCTTTCATATATCGGATATTATGAGGAGCTTGAGCCTCTGAAGCATACGTCTGAGCAGTTGTTTGGCGGGCTTGTTCACATTGAGTTCATAAAAGACGCGTATATTAAAGATCATTATTTTCTCGAAATGAGTCATCCCTTGGCGAATAAAGGCGAAGGGGCAAGACTATGGGCAAAGCTCGTTGGAGCGGACCTGACTGATGTAACGGTATTCGGAGACAACCTGAATGATCTAGGAATGTTCCGTGAGGCAGGAACCCGAATAGCAGTCGCGGATGCGCATGAACAAATCATACAATTGGCGGATCGCATCGTTGGCACCTGTAACGAGGATGCAGTCGCCCGATATATAGCATTAGAACGGTCTCGTTTGACTACATGA
- a CDS encoding metal-dependent hydrolase, translating into MKGTTHLTIGVAIGSAAAAHYPFTLVNAATYIAVAAFSALSADLDGPSLLSSKASKISKWLHGLLLGSGWLMTAVTAYLYFSDHYINIPLGIACAALLLLGLVVRSGTIRNALVSAVGAALIYGGLTMNMTWLIGFGVFVAWVPWLKHRGLTHTIWAVVAWGAIAWGLEQQLKLEGLMQIAVAGYLSHLIADTLTPSGVKWLYPLVKKSFKLPFL; encoded by the coding sequence ATGAAAGGCACGACTCACCTTACTATCGGCGTTGCGATTGGCTCAGCCGCTGCAGCTCATTATCCGTTTACTCTCGTAAATGCAGCAACCTATATTGCCGTCGCCGCATTTTCCGCCTTAAGCGCCGATCTTGACGGGCCTAGCCTATTAAGCTCGAAAGCAAGCAAAATTTCCAAATGGCTGCATGGCTTGCTTCTTGGAAGCGGCTGGCTGATGACCGCCGTTACGGCGTATCTGTACTTCAGCGATCATTACATAAACATCCCGCTTGGCATTGCCTGCGCCGCTCTTCTGCTGCTGGGTCTTGTCGTACGCAGCGGCACGATCCGGAATGCTTTGGTTAGCGCGGTAGGCGCTGCGCTGATTTATGGCGGGTTAACGATGAATATGACATGGTTAATCGGCTTTGGCGTGTTTGTCGCTTGGGTGCCTTGGCTTAAGCACCGCGGTTTAACCCACACGATATGGGCGGTTGTTGCATGGGGCGCCATTGCTTGGGGTCTAGAGCAGCAATTGAAGCTGGAAGGCCTTATGCAGATTGCCGTCGCCGGCTATTTATCGCATTTAATCGCCGACACGTTAACGCCAAGCGGAGTGAAATGGCTGTATCCGCTCGTTAAGAAATCCTTCAAGCTGCCCTTCCTATAA